TCGACGTCTTCGGCGACCAGGGCTTCGGGTACGAGGGCCTGTACGAGCAGTACAAGAAGGACCACCCGAACGTCACGATCCAGGAACGCGGCAAGGGCCTCGGCCTCGGTGACTACAACACCCGGCTGACCCAGCAGATCACCGCCGGTTCCGGAGCCGGTGACGTCGTCGCCCTCGAAGAGGGCACGATCGTGCAGTTCTACGCGCAGGCCGACAAGTTCCTGAACCTCGCCGACGAGGGCGCCAACGACCTCAAGGCGAACTACCTGCCGTGGAAGTGGGAGCAGGGCACCACCCCCGACGGCAAGGTCCTCGGCCTCGGCACCGACGTCGGTTCGATGGCGATCTGCTACCGCAGCGACCTGTTCAAGGCCGCCGGGCTCCCCACCGAGCGGGAAGCGGTCGGTGCGCTCTGGCCGACCTGGGACGCCTTCATCGAGCAGGGGGCCAAGTTCGCCGCCGCCGACTCGAAGAACAAGTTCGTCGACTCGGCGACCAACTTCTTCAACGTCGTACTGAGCCAGGTGGCGGGCCAGGGCACCGGTTACACGTACTACGACAAGAGCAACAAGCTGGTCCTGTCGAGCAACCCGGACGTCAAGACGGCGTTCGACCTGACCACCAAGATGATCAACGCGAAGCTCTCGAACAACCTCCAGTCGTTCTCCAACGAGTGGAACGCCGGTTTCAAGAACGGCACCTTCGCCACCATCGCCTGCCCCGCCTGGATGACCGGCGTGATCAAGGGGCAGGCCGGTGACGCCGCGGCCGGCAAGTGGGACGTGGCCAAGGCCCCCGGCAACGGCGGCAACTGGGGCGGCAGCTTCCTCGCCGTGCCGAAGTCGAGCAAGCACCAGAAGGCGGCGGCGGAGCTGGCCAAGTACCTGACCAGCGCGCAGAGCCAGATCGAGGTCTTCAAGAAGCTGGGCAACCTGCCCTCGCAGCCGGCCGCGCTCAACGACCCGGCGGTCACCGCCGCGACCAACGACTACTTCAGCAACGCGCCGATCGGCAAGATCTTCGCCGCCGGTGCCACCGACCTGAAGCCGGTCTACCTCGGCCCGAAGAACCAGGCCGTACGGACCGCGGTGGAGAACGCGCTGCGCGCTGTCGAACAGGGGCAGGCCGCCGACGCGGCCTGGCAGGACGCGCTGAAGAACGGTGCGGCCGCCGGTAAGTGACCCGGCCGTGACGTACGGGTGGCGCCGACAGGTACCCGCTGTCGGCGCCACCCCAGCGTGATACGTCACCCCTAGTTGAAGGACTTCCGATGAGCCTGGATCTCGATTCGGCCCCGGCGGCCGGCCGGCACAGCCGCCCGGCGGACGACGAGCGGCGGCCCCGGCCCACCCGCGGTCGTACGCTCACCCGGCTGGACCTCAAGGTCTCGCCCTACCTGTACATCCTCCCGTTCTTCGCCATCTTCGCGATCTTCAGCGCCTACCCGATCGGTTACACCGTCTGGATCGCGCTGACCGACCGGTCGCCGATGAACGCCACGATCAGCTTCGTCGGGCTGGACAACTTCGTCGAGCTGATCACCCAGGACCCGCAGTTCTGGAACGCGGTGGTCAACACCTTCGGCATGTTCGCGATGTCGACGATCCCGCAACTGCTGATCGCGCTGCTGCTGGCGAACGCGCTGAACCGGAAGATCAAGGGCCAGACCTTCTTCCGGATGGCCATCGCGATGCCGATCATCACCTCGACCGCGGTGGTGGCGCTGATCTTCTCGATGCTCTACGCCCGGGAGTTCGGGCTGGCCAACTGGCTGCTCGACCTGGTCGGCATCGGCCCGATCGACTGGCGGGCCAACCGGTACGCCTCCTGGTTCGCCATCTCCACCATGGTCGACTGGCGCTGGATCGGCTACAACGCGCTGATCTACCTGGCCGCAATGCAGTCGATCAACAAGGACGTCTACGAGGCCGCGGCGCTCGACGGTGCCTCCAAGACCCGGCAGTTCTGGTCGATCACGATCCCGCAGCTCCGCCCGACGATCATCTTCACTCTGATCATCTCGACCATCGGTGGCCTGCAACTCTTCACCGAACCGCTCCTGTTCACCAGCGGTTCGGGCGGCATCTCCGGCGGTTCACAGGGCCAGTTCCAGACGATCACGATGTATCTGCTCGACGTGATGAACACCCGCTTCCGGTGGGGCTACGCCGGTGCGGTCGCGCTCGTGCTCTTCGTGCTGATCGCGTTGATGTCGACCATCAACTACCTGCTGGCCCGTCGCATCAGCTCGGACAAGTGAGGGACGCGAGAATGACCACCACCACGCTCGGGCCCCGGCCCTCGCCGCTCGCCCCGACCAAGGACCGCCCCCGCAACCGGGCCGAGCGGCTCTGGAAGGCCAGCCCGCTGACCTGGGTCGGCCTCGTCCTCGCGGTGATCCTGTCGCTCTTCCCGTTCTACTGGATGATCGTCATCGCGTCGCGTACGAACGACGCGGCCAACTCCTGGCCGCCGCCGTTCCTCCCCGGCGGCAAGCTCGGTGAGAACATCGAACGGGTACTGGCCAACGGCGACGCGAACATCGTCAAGGGTCTGATGAACTCGTTCCTCGTCTCCGGCACGATCACCGTCGCCACCGTCTTCTTCGGCTCGCTCGCCGGGTTCGCCTTCGCCAAGCTCCGGTTCAAGGGCAAGAACGCGCTGCTGCTGATCATCCTCGCCTCGATGATGGTGCCGATCCAGCTCGGTGTGCTGCCGCTCTACATCCTGATGGCGAAGCTGGAGTGGCTCAACACCATGCCGTCGGTCACCGTGCCGTTCCTGATCGGCGGCTTCGGGATCTTCATGATGCGCCAGTACGCCGAACAGGCCGTACCGAACGAGCTGATCGAGGCGGCCCGGATGGACGGCTGCTCCACCTGGGGGGTCTACTGGCACGTGGTCGCCCCGGCGCTGCGGCCGGCCGCCGCCGTCCTCGGCCTGCTCACCTTCATGGAACAGTGGAACCAGTTCTTCTGGCCCTTCGTCGTGCTGGCCGACCCGGCCAACCCGACCGTGCAGATCTCGCTGCGCAGCCTCAACTCGGCCTACTTCGCCGACAACTCGCAGATCTTCGCCGGCACGTTGATCGCCACGTTGCCGTTGTTCATCGTGTTCATCCTCTTCGGCCGCCAGATCATCGGCGGCATCATGGAAGGCGCCGTCAAGTCGTGACCAACGAGCTCATCTTCCCGAGCACCTTCCTCTGGGGTGCCGCCACCGCGGCGTACCAGATCGAGGGTGGGGCAACCGAAGGCGGCCGTACCCCGTCGATCTGGGACACGTTCAGCCACACCCCCGGACTGACCAAACTGGGGCACACCGGGGACGTGGCCTGCGACCACTACCACCGGTTCCGCGAGGACATCAAGCTGATGGCCGAGATGGGGCTGAAGTCGTACCGGTTCTCGCTCTCGTGGCCCCGGATCCAGCCCAACGGCAGCGGACGGGCCAACCCCGAGGGGGTCGACTTCTACCAGCGGCTCATCGACGACCTGCTCGAACACGACATCGAGCCGTGGGTGACGCTCTACCACTGGGACCTGCCGCAGCCGTTGCAGGACGCCGGTGGCTGGCCGGCCCGGGACACCGCCGAGCGCTTCGCCGAGTACGCCGCCCTGTCCCACCACGTCCTCGGTGACCGGGTCCGCTACTGGACCACCCTCAACGAGCCCTGGTGCTCGGCCTTCCTCGGTTACGGCTCCGGGGCCCACGCCCCCGGTCTGAGCGACGCGGAGGCGGCCGTAAAGGCCGGCCACCACCTGATGCTCGGCCACGGTCTCGCCGTACAGGCGATCCGGGACGTCCGGCCCGAACACGAACTCGGCATCACGCTCAACCTGTACGCGGTCTCGCCGCAGCAGGACACCCCGGTCGACGTCGACGCCGCCCGCCGCATCGACGGGCTGGCCAACCGGTTCTTCCTCGACCCGATCCTGCGCGGGGAGTACCCGGCCGACGTGGTCGAGGACCTGGCGAAGGTGACCGACTTCGGGCACGTACGCGACGGCGACATGGAGATCATCTCCAGTCCGCTCTCGGTACTGGGGATCAACTACTACAGCCGGCACGTGGTGGCCGCCCCGGTCGAGGGGGTCGAGCCGGAGCCGTACTGGCGGGCACCGTCGAACTGGCCCGGCAGCGAGCAGGTCCGGTTCGTCACCCGGGGCGTGCCGGTGACCGACATGAACTGGGAGATCGACGCCCCGGGCCTGGTCGAGGTCCTGGAGCGGGTGCACCGGGAGTACCCGGAGGTACCGCTCTACATCACCGAGAACGGGGCCGCCTTCGTCGACGAGGTGGTCGACGGGGAGGTCGACGACGTCGACCGGGTAGCGTACTTCGACGCCCATCTCCGGGCCTGTCACACCGCGATCGAGGCGGGTGTGCCATTGCGTGGATACTTCGCCTGGTCCCTGATGGATAATTTCGAATGGGCATGGGGCTACACGAAGCGTTTCGGCATGATCCACGTCGATTACGACACCCAGCTTCGTACCCCCAAGTCCAGCGCCAGGTGGTACGCCGACGTGATCCGACGTAACGGTCTGGCCGCACAATAACCAGGCCAGTCAGAACCGGGGTGCCGGCACCGACCCATCGACGCCGTCGGTGCCGGCCCACCCCAACGTCGGAGGAGCAGACCATGACAACCCAGCGCACCCGGTCACTCGGGCGGCCCACCCTGGACGCGGTCGCCGCCCGTGCCGGGGTCGGCCGGGGAACGGTCTCCCGGGTCGTCAACGGCTCGCCGCAGGTGAGTCCGGAGGCCAGGGCGGCGGTCCAG
The Micromonospora pisi DNA segment above includes these coding regions:
- a CDS encoding ABC transporter substrate-binding protein, with the translated sequence MSVTSRRRRFAAIAIASVAVFATTACGDDSSGNSADPNAPVTLIVDVFGDQGFGYEGLYEQYKKDHPNVTIQERGKGLGLGDYNTRLTQQITAGSGAGDVVALEEGTIVQFYAQADKFLNLADEGANDLKANYLPWKWEQGTTPDGKVLGLGTDVGSMAICYRSDLFKAAGLPTEREAVGALWPTWDAFIEQGAKFAAADSKNKFVDSATNFFNVVLSQVAGQGTGYTYYDKSNKLVLSSNPDVKTAFDLTTKMINAKLSNNLQSFSNEWNAGFKNGTFATIACPAWMTGVIKGQAGDAAAGKWDVAKAPGNGGNWGGSFLAVPKSSKHQKAAAELAKYLTSAQSQIEVFKKLGNLPSQPAALNDPAVTAATNDYFSNAPIGKIFAAGATDLKPVYLGPKNQAVRTAVENALRAVEQGQAADAAWQDALKNGAAAGK
- a CDS encoding carbohydrate ABC transporter permease; this translates as MSLDLDSAPAAGRHSRPADDERRPRPTRGRTLTRLDLKVSPYLYILPFFAIFAIFSAYPIGYTVWIALTDRSPMNATISFVGLDNFVELITQDPQFWNAVVNTFGMFAMSTIPQLLIALLLANALNRKIKGQTFFRMAIAMPIITSTAVVALIFSMLYAREFGLANWLLDLVGIGPIDWRANRYASWFAISTMVDWRWIGYNALIYLAAMQSINKDVYEAAALDGASKTRQFWSITIPQLRPTIIFTLIISTIGGLQLFTEPLLFTSGSGGISGGSQGQFQTITMYLLDVMNTRFRWGYAGAVALVLFVLIALMSTINYLLARRISSDK
- a CDS encoding GH1 family beta-glucosidase, which encodes MTNELIFPSTFLWGAATAAYQIEGGATEGGRTPSIWDTFSHTPGLTKLGHTGDVACDHYHRFREDIKLMAEMGLKSYRFSLSWPRIQPNGSGRANPEGVDFYQRLIDDLLEHDIEPWVTLYHWDLPQPLQDAGGWPARDTAERFAEYAALSHHVLGDRVRYWTTLNEPWCSAFLGYGSGAHAPGLSDAEAAVKAGHHLMLGHGLAVQAIRDVRPEHELGITLNLYAVSPQQDTPVDVDAARRIDGLANRFFLDPILRGEYPADVVEDLAKVTDFGHVRDGDMEIISSPLSVLGINYYSRHVVAAPVEGVEPEPYWRAPSNWPGSEQVRFVTRGVPVTDMNWEIDAPGLVEVLERVHREYPEVPLYITENGAAFVDEVVDGEVDDVDRVAYFDAHLRACHTAIEAGVPLRGYFAWSLMDNFEWAWGYTKRFGMIHVDYDTQLRTPKSSARWYADVIRRNGLAAQ
- a CDS encoding carbohydrate ABC transporter permease → MTTTTLGPRPSPLAPTKDRPRNRAERLWKASPLTWVGLVLAVILSLFPFYWMIVIASRTNDAANSWPPPFLPGGKLGENIERVLANGDANIVKGLMNSFLVSGTITVATVFFGSLAGFAFAKLRFKGKNALLLIILASMMVPIQLGVLPLYILMAKLEWLNTMPSVTVPFLIGGFGIFMMRQYAEQAVPNELIEAARMDGCSTWGVYWHVVAPALRPAAAVLGLLTFMEQWNQFFWPFVVLADPANPTVQISLRSLNSAYFADNSQIFAGTLIATLPLFIVFILFGRQIIGGIMEGAVKS